The DNA sequence CCGAGCCGCCGGAGAGCTCCTTCCCGGGTCAAGCTGCCCGCGAGCCTCACCCGTACGGGCTGCGCCGGAGCGCCGGCGACGGCAACGCCCATGCCGTCCAGCCTGCCGTCGAACCGAATCCCGCCCGGCGCGGCGCTGACGTCGGCGTTCAGGTCGAGCCGGCTGGCCGTCAGCACGGGACCCTCCGGACCGGTGACCGACAGGTTCCTTGCCCCGAGGGCGGCGGTCGCGGCCTGCCGGCCCCGAGCATCGTCAAGCCTGACCTCCAGCCGGCCGCTGCCGCCCAGCATCCGGCCGGCCAGGGCGGAGAAGGCGCCGAGATCGCCGATGTCGCCGGCCAGCCGGCCCGTCGCGGTCATGCGGTCGAGCGCCATCCTGACGGCGCCGGTGATCCGGTCGTGCCCGGCCCACAGCGATATCCCGGTCAGGTCGAGGCGTTGTCCTTCCAGCGTGAAGGCGGATCTGGCATCGAGCGGCTGCCGGCCCACGACGGCCCTGGCGTCCAGGGTGCCGCGCGATGCTCCCGGCGCCAGGGTCGCCCGCACAGAGAGATCGGCGCGCGGCACGGCGCGGCCTGACAGGACGAGATCGCGGCCGGCCAGATCGGCCCGGAGTTCCAGCGCGTCGAGCGGCCCGGTCGCGGTGCCGTCCACCACGGACGATCCGGCCACCGCGGTCTCCAACGGTTCGGCGAGGACGTCGAGGCGGGGCAGGCTGGCGCGCCACTCGGCATCCAGTGCGCCTCCGCGGAGAGTCGCCGACGCCGTGAGCGCCGCATGCCGGCCCTCGATCCTTAGGCCGGACAGGTCGATCGAGCCGTCGGCCCCCACGGTCACGAGACCGGCCAGATCCACCTCGCGGCCGACCAGGGCGTCGACCGCGGGATGGATCCGGCCGGTGCGCAGGCCGGTGGCGGTGCCGGTCACGTCCGCCCGGACCAGGACCGCCTGATCGCCGGCGGTCAGGTCGGCGCCGAGCACGGCCGCTCCTTCGAGCGGCACCCCGGCGATGCCCGCCAAGTGCTTCAGGTCGGGCATGTCGAGCGCGACCCGGGCGCCGACTGCCCGCCAGTCGCGGACGAGGGCGGTGGCGCTCAGGGTCCCGATGGCGGCGCCGACCCGAATGCCGTCTACGCGAATCTCCCCGGTGCCGGGAAGGACCACGGCGCTGCCGGAAATCCTCACTTCCGGGCCGGCCAACCGGGCGATGAGCGGGTCCCCGGCGGCGATCCCGTCGATGGCGAGATCGGCGGCGACGGTCGGTGCGTCGGCCGGCCCGGCGGCTTTCCCCGAGAGCCGGACGTGCTCCCATCCGACCTCGGGAGCGAGGGTGCGCAGCGACGAACCGGCATCGGCCTCCAGCGCATAGTCGAAGTCGAGCTCCGGGGGATCGAACCGGTAGGTGCCGGAAAGCTCCAGTGTTCCGGCTGCCAGCTTCACGCGGGCGCCGGTGAGCGCGATCCTGCGGCCCGGCTCGAGGGCGGCTTCCGCCTGAAAGGCGACGCCGTCACCGATCAGCGCGGCGGTTCGCGGGTCGAGCAATCGGTCGAGCGGTCGGGAGAGGGCGGCGTCACCGCTGATCGTCAGGCCGTAGCCCGCAGCGCCGTCCGCACCCGGAATACCGCGGATCGTGGCATCGGCGGCGACGCGCGCTATGTCGCCGGCGCTGCCGTCCAGCCGGCCCCGCCAGCCGGACAGGGGGCCGGAGCCGCGCAGGGCGAGAGTGATCGGCGGCAGGCCGGGAACGCCGGCAGCCCGTGCGATCACGCCGCCCTCCGGCTCCTCCACCGTCAGGTCGATGTCGAAGCGTTCGGCGCCCGGCGCGTGGCTCAGCGCCAGCTTGCCGGTGCCCGGCCGGTCCAGGCGGCCGATCCCGAGGTTCGCGCCGATCCCGGCGCCGCCGCGGCCCAACCGGGCGCTGCCGTCGATCGTCAGGCTGGCCGCCTCGCCGCCGAGCACGGGGGCGCCCAAGTCGAGCTGCCGCACCGTCAGCCTTCGGAGATCGAGGCCGACCAGCAGGTCGGGAAGCCGGGGCAGGCCGGAGGGTTCGTTCTCGGGTGGAGGCTCCGGCGCGCCGGCGGGGAGTCGCTCCAGGACCATGCGGCTGACATCGAGGCCGCTGATCCGGACCTCCCGCCGGAACAGGGCTCCCGGCGTCCAGTCCAGCTCGGCCTGATCGACGGTGAGCCATATGCCCTGGCCGTCGGCGATGGCGAGGTCGCGGATGGTGGCATCGAGGCTCCAGCTGAATCCGAGGCTGCCGATCGTGACGGTGCGGCCCGGGCCGCTCAGCAGGTCCTGGATCCGGCCGGTGACCCAGCCGGGACCGCTCTCCCCGGATCGCCCCTGGATCATGACGGCGCCTGCCGCGCTGGCGAGCAGCAAAGCCGCAGCCCACCGGCGAACCCGACTTCCCATGAGACTTCGCCTTCGCTTGCGATGCTTCCGCGCCCGCGCTCATTCGGGAGGCGGAGCATCGCGGTTCACCTGGCTATCCCGCTTGGCCATCCAGCCATAGCGGATCAATTCGTATTCGAAGGGCGACCCCGTCGAATGGTACCGGAAGGGCACGCGGTAGCGGGCATCGATCTGCTGGATTCCATAGGGAACGTAGTCATAGGCGGTGGCGTCCAGGATCGAGTTCGGGATGGCGAAAGCGAGGGTCGCCCAGTCCACCGCCGTTCCGACCGCGTCGCGCAGGTTGGACGGGCCCAGGGCGGGCAGCACCAGGTAGGGTCCGGCGTCCACGCCCCAGATGCCCAGGGTCTGGCCGAAATCGGCATTCTGCCGCGGAACGCCCAGTTCGGTGGCGACGTCGAACAGGCCGAACAGCCCGACGGTCGAGTTGATCATGAACCGGCCCAGCGTCGGGGTCGCCTTGTCGGGGCTTGCCTGAAGCACCGAGTTGGTGAAGGTGGTGATCTCGCCCAGGTTCTGGAAGAACGACGACACCCTGCGGCGCACGAAACGGGGGACGACGAACTTGTAGGCGTCCACGACCGGAACGAGGACATACCGGTCGAGCTGGGCGTTGAACTTGTAGATGCGGCGGTTGGCCCCCTCCAGCGGATCATGGACGAGCAGGACGTCGCGGGCCCGGTCCGGATCGGCCGAAACCGCGGCCAGATCCCGGCGGGGCGGCTCATGCCGCCCGGTCCCGGCCGGACCGGCGCATCCGCCGGCCGCTAGCAGGAAGACGAGGGCCAGATGCGCGGCGGGGCGCCGGGGCAAGCGGCGCCTCATCGGGAAAAGAAGTCGGCCATGAACGCGGCGACGGCACGGTGCTGGAGGTTTCCCATATGGCCGCCGTTGGGGAAGATACGGGCGCGCGGACCGAACAGCCGGAGGAGTCCGTCCAGGTCGCCCGGCGCCAGGATCACGTCGTCGCGGTTCGTCATCAGCCAGATCCTGTCCTCGTGCGAAAGCCACTCCCCGATGGCGGAGAGGCTTGTCCCGTCGAGCAGATCCTGCCGCGTGCGTCCCGGCTCCCGGTCCAGGTAGGTGTCCGCCAGCATGTCGTCGAAGTAATCGAGCAGGCTCGTGCGAAGCGCCACGGCCAGGTACTCCGACAGGGGCGTCGTGGACAGGAACGGGAGATCCCGGGGGAAGATGTACCCGGCCCCGGTCATCACGTCGGAAGTGAAGACAAGGTTCGCCGCGGATAGCCGGAAGGCCAGGCCGATCGCCGTGGCGAGCTGGTCGTCGGAGGGGCTGAGCCTCCGGTAAGCCTCGATCTTGAGATCCGGATCCTGGAAATCGAGGGCGTCGGCGCCCGGATATGCCGCCAGCCGGGTGACCGCCCGGTTCAGGAAAGCATCCAGCCCATAGATCCCGTCGGGCAGCCCGCGCACCAGCATGGCATCGATTTCCTTCACGGAGCGGTAGACGCTGAGGGGCGGATTGATCAGGAGGACCCGATCGAACCCGAAACCCGCCTGCCCCAAGCCCGGCATCTCGTCATCAAGCTTCGCGACGTGAGCGGCATGCCACCCGCCCAGGCTGTAGCCGGTCAGGTAGTATCGGGAAATCCCGACGGATCTTCGAAGCCGGCCGTCGATCAGGCGCATGAGGCCGTGCAGGTCGGCGGCGTCCGATTCCGGATACCCCGGCAACCGCGTCGTGCTGGCGTTTACGATGAAGTTCGCATGCGTCGGCGACGGAAGAAGGACGACATGCATTCCGGCCGCATGCAGCACCTGGCCGAGCATCAGCATATGGCGGGACTGGTCGTCGGCGCCGGTACCCGCGATCACGAAGACCAGCGGCGCCTCGTGGTCCTGAAGAAGGGTCGAATAGCGGAGGCGGTCGGTGTGCCAGAACCCTTCGGGCACCTCCCTGGCTTCGAAGACCTTGAGCTCCCGCCGGACGACCCTGGCGTCCGCCGGGAGCTGGACCCGGAACTCCGCCGGCGTGCCCAGCACCGTCGCGGTCCAGGGATTGTCGAAGGGATAGTCATAAGGCAGGGTGGCGGGCGGGCCGGGGCTGGGATCGCCCCCGCCCGGCGGCGGGCGCTGCGCGCAGCCGGCCGCGAGGAGCAGGCAGAGCGCCGCGACCAGGATGCGAGCCGGCGAGGTCACCGCCGGACGACGACTTCGGCGGCGGCGAGGCGCTGGAACAGGCGCCGCCGGCGATCGGGAGGCAGCCACTCGTACAGGAACATCTCGAGCGGTTTCCAGATCGAGACCCATCCCAGGATGACGAAGCTTTCCTGCACGATCCGCGTGATCGGGCGGGCGGGAAGGTTCTCCGTCACATGCCAGGCGAGCAGGAGGCAGGTGGCGAGCGTCGCGAAGCCGATCAACCCCGCGCGGCGCCCGGCCCTGAACAGCTCCCTGATCCTCTTGGACTCGGCTTTCGCGCTCGAGGCGAAATGGTCTGTCAGGGCGTCGGCGATATCGGGCGGCGAGGGCGTCGGCACCTCCTCCGTCGCTTCGGCGGCCGGCAGGTGGATGACGATGCGGACCGGCTGGTTCGCCGGCAGCTCCTTCGTCCTCTGGAGAAGATACTCGTCCGCCTCCTCCGTCAGTCTGCCCGCGCGGAACGGCGACGGGTCCAGGTCGGCGAAGAGTTGCGAAAGCCTGCCCAGCCTGATGTCGATGTCGCCGCCGGTCCGCTCCGCCGGCATCGCCGCTCGGTTCATGTCGACCCCTCCAGCTTCCGCTCCCGGCCGGCGAACCACGTCACGTACAGCGTCGGCAGGAAGACGAGCGTCAGCAGCGAGGCGACGAGCAGGCCGCCCATGATCGCGAAGGCCATCGCCCCCCAGAACACCGTGAACGCGATCGGGATGAGGCCGAGCACGGTGGAGGCCGCCGTCAGCATGATCGGGCGGAACCGGGAACTGCTCGCCTCGATCACGGCGTCCGTCACGCCCATTCCCGACTTGCGCTCCGCCTCGATCTGCTCGATCAGGATCACCGCGTTCTTCGCGATCATGCCGACCAGGGCGAGGACGCCCAGGATGGCGACGAAGCCGAGCGGCTGACCGAACGCCAGCAGCGCCAGGACGACGCCGATCAGCCCCAGCGGCACCACGCTCAGCACGAGGATCAGCCGCTGGAAACTCCTGAGCTGGACCATCAGCACGGTCAGCACGAGGAACAGCATCAGCGGCACGACGGCGAAGACCGACGCGCGGCTGTCGGCGCTTTCCTCCGCGATGCCGCCGACCTCGATGCGGTGACCCTTCGGCAGGGTGGCTGACAGTTCCGCGATCTTCGGGGCCAACTCGTCGATGACCGATTCCGGCAGGATGCCGCCCGCCACGTCCGCCTGTACCGTCAGCGTCGGCACCCGATCGCGGCGCCAGACCAGCGGATGGTCCTGCCCGTACTCGAACGTCGCGAACTGCTTCAGCGGGACGGCGCGCCCGTTCGGCAGGGACACTTCGAGGGTGCGCAGCGTTTCCACGGAAAGGGTCTGCCCCCGGATCTCCCGCGCCAGGACGTTGACCAGATAGATCCCGTCCCGCACCTGGGTGACCGTCGTCCCGGAAATCGCGGTGTTCAGCACGGAGGATGTCGCCGCGGAGCTCAGGCCCAGGCGCCGCGCCTCGTCCTGGTCGATCCGGATGCGCAGCTCGCGAGCGGTCTCCATCCAGTCGAAGTTGATCCGCCGCGTCTCCGGGGCGGTCGCCACGACCTGCGCCAGCCGGAGGGCGATCTCGCGCACCTCGACGGGATCGGGACCGCTGACGCGGTACTGGAGCGGCCAGCCCACGGGCGGGCCGAGTTCCAGCGGGTAGACGCGCCCGACCACGTCGGGGAACTCCTCGGCCAGCAGCTGCTCAAGCCGGGGTTGCAGCCGCTCGCGCGCCTCGATGCTTTTGGTCACGATCACGGACTGGCCGACGAAGGGGTTGGCCAGCTGGACGTTCAGCGGCAGGTAGAAGCGGATGGCGCCGCGCCCGACATAGCTGCTCCAGCTCTCGATGTCGGGGTCCTCGCGCAGGCGCGCGTCGAACCGCTCGACCGCGCTCTGCGTGGCATGGATCGACGCGTTCTGCGGCAGCCGGAGATCGACCAGAAGCTCGACGCGGTCCGACGGCGGGAAGAACTGCCGGGGAACCAGGCCCAGCAGCAGGACCGAGAGGACGAAGAAGCCGAGCGTGACCCCGATCGTCAGCCAGCGCGCCCGGATCGCCGCGGCCAGCACGCGGCGATACGCCCGCAGCACGAAGTTCGGCTCCGTGCCGACGGCCGCCCTGGGCGGGCGCAGCAGCATGGTGCCCAGGAGGGGCGCGAAGATCATCGCGACGAACCATGAGGCGATCAGCGCGATCCCGACGACGGCGAAGATCGAGAAAGTATACTCGCCGGCCGAACTCTGCGCGAATCCGATCGGAACGAAGCCCGCGATCGTCACCAGCGTCCCGGCCAGCATGGCGAAGGCCAGCGTCTTGTAGGCGTATACCGCCGCCACGTTCATCGGGTCGCCGGCCGCGAGCCGCCGCGTCATCGCGTCGATGGTCGTCAAGGCGTCGTCCACCAGCAATGCCAGCGCGATGATCAGCGCACCCAGGGAGACGCGCTGAAGGTCGATGTCGACCAGATCCATCACCGGGAAGACGATGGCCAGCGTCAGCGGTATGGCGATCGCCACCACGGTCCCGGCGCGGACGCCGAGCGCCAGGAAGCTGACGGCCAGCACGATGAGGATCGCCTGCCACAGGGAGGTGGTGAAGTCGGAGACCGCCTCGTCCACGGTGCTCGCCTGATCGGCCACCAGCTCGGCCTGGATGCCGATCGGCAGGTCGGCGACGATGCTGGCCATCTCGGCCGCGATATTATCGCCCAGCGCCAGGATGTCGCCGCCGTCGCGCATCGCGATCGCGAGCCCGAGCGCCGGCTCGCCGTTCACCCGGAAGGCCGGCTGCGGCGGGTCGGCATAGGCGCGACGGACTTCGGCGAGATCGCGCAGCCGCAGCATGCGGCCCGCCGCCACGAAGTTGACGTCCAGGATGTCCCGCTCGGATTCGAAGGCGCCCGAGACCTGGAGGGACAGCGCCTCCTCGCCGGTGCGCAGCACGCCGGCGGGTCTCACCATGTTCTGGGCCTGGAGCGCCGCGATCAGCGCGCCCGGATCGACCCCGAGCCCGGCCAGCGTCTCCGCCGAGAAATCGACGAAGATACGCTCGTCCTGCTCGCCCAGGATCTCGATCTTCGAGACGTCCGGCACGAGCAGGAGGCGGGAGCGGACCTCCTCCACATGGTCGCGCAGCTCGCGGTGCGTGAAGCCCTCGGCGGTGAAGCCGTAGATGATGCCGAACGTGTCGCCGAAATCGTCGTTGAAGCCCGGCCCGACGACGCCCTCGGGCAGGGTGTGGCGCATGTCGGCGACCTTCTTGCGCACATCGTACCAGGTGTCGGCCACCGCCTGCCCCTGGGCGCTTCCCACGAGGTCCACGAAGATCACGGTCGTCCCGGCGACGGTGTAGCTGCGCAGCCGGTCGAGGTTGGAAACCTCTTGCAGCGTCCGTTCGAGCCGCTCGGTCACCTGCTGAAGCGTGTCGTCCAGCGTAGCACCCGGCCACTGGGCCTGCACCACCATGGTGCGGATCGTGAAGACCGGGTCCTCCGCCCGGCCGAGCTTCAGGAACGACAGGGTTCCGGACACGACGATGCCGATCATGAAGAAGACGACCAGCGAGGGGTTCCTGATCGACCACTCGGACAGGTTGAAGCCGCTCACGGTGCGGCCCCCAGGATGCGGACCTGCTGTCCCGGCCGGAGCGCCTGCACTCCCGCCGTGACGACGACGTCATAAGGCTCCAGCCCTTGCGCGACGACGACCCGCGCCAGGTCGAAGCGATCGACGTCGATGTTGCGCAGCGCCACGGTGCCGCTGGCCGGATCGACGATCCAGACGGCGGGCTGGCGGTTCGACTGCGTCAGGGCCGAGGCGGGAATCTCGATCGCCCCGCCCCCGCCCAGTTGCATCGACCCGACGACGGTGGAGCCCAGCCGCATCGCCTCGGGCGGGTCGTGCAGGCCGATCCGGATCTGGAAAGTCCGGGTCACGGGATCGGCCTGCGGCGCCACCTCGCGCACCCGGCCGGTGGTGCTCACCGCCGGGTCCGAGGCCAGCGCCACCGTGATGACGGGGTCGGCGGGCGCACTCTGGATCAGCCGCGCCGGCACGTCGAAGACGGCGTCGCGCCCGCCCTGGCGGGCCAGTTGCACGATCATGCGGCCCGCCGCCACGACCTCGCCCGTTTCGGCGCCGCGGGCGGTGACCGACCCGGCGCTGTCCGCGACCAGTTCGGTGTATCCCAGCTGGTCCTCGGCGTTGTTGAACTGGGCCTGGGCGGCATCGAGTTGCGCCTCGGCGGACTGCCTCGCTTCGAGCGCCTGGTCGTATCGCGCGCGGGTCGTCCAGCCCTGGGCCAGCAGGGTTTCCTGCCGCTCGTAATCGTTGCGCACCCTGGTCAACTGGCCCATGGCGGCCGTCAGGTTGGCGCGGGCCGTCTGGAGGGCGTTGCGCGCCGATTCGGGATCGAGCCGGGCGATGACTTGGCCGGCCTCCACCCGGTCGCCCACGTTCACCGGTCGCTCGATCATCCGTCCGCCGACGCGGAACGACAGGCTGACCTCCTCCTGCGCCTGGACCTGTCCCGTCAGGGTGACCGTCTCGCCCGCCTCGCGCTTCTCGACCGTCACCACCCGCACGGGACGGATCGGCTCGGCCGCGCTTTCCTCGTCATCCCCGCACGCCGCCAGCAGCGTCAGCGACGCGACCGCGAGCACCAGGGGCACCGGCGAGTGTCGGGATTTCCGCTCGGAAGCACGGATCCAGTTCTGTCTTCGGTACATGGTCGCTCCCCAATGTGCCGGTTCACGGCGAGCTTGTTCGGATCAGAAGGAGCCGAGAAGGTTCGTCAAGACGATCAAGACGGCCAGCGCGAGCATCGGAATGGCGCAAGCGACGATGAAGATGTCGCCGTAAGCCTCCCGGTGCGTGATCTTGCAGACGGTGAGCAGGGTGATGACGGCGCCGTTGTGCGGCAGCGCATCAAGGGCGCCCGATGCGACCGCCGTCACCCGATGCATCGCATCGAGGGAAACGCCGGTCGCGTGCGCCAAGTCGACGAAAGTCGGGCCCAGGCTGTCGAGGGCGATGCTCATGCCGCCGGAGGCCGAGCCGGTCATCGCGGAAAGGACCGAGACCGAGACCGCCACCGACATCAGCGGGTTGCCCCCGCCGACCCCCAGGACGGTCTCGCTGATCAGGTCGAAGACCGGCAATGCTGCGATCACCGCGCCGAATCCGACGAGGCTCGCGGTATTGAAGATCGGCAGGACCGAAGCGTCGGCACCCTTGTCCAGGCTCGCCCGCAGGTCGGCCAGCCGGCGCCAGTTGCCTGCGATGAGCAGGAGGATGGCGAAGAACAGCGCCACGATGACCGCCCAGACGCCCCGGACGCTCTCGATCGTCGTGGCCCCGAACAGGGGTTCGGCGAGCCACGCGGTGTCGAGCATCGGAATCACGATCCGGATGAAGGCGAAGTTGGTCACGATCACCACGACGACGGGCAGCACCGCCAGCGCCACCGGGGGCAAATTCCCGTCCCGGTGCGGTTTCCCCGGCGCGGGGTCCCCCGACAGTTCGGCGATGTCGAACCCCTCGCCCTGCGCGTGCTCGCGCATCGCCACGTCCGGTCCCGGCACGCCGTCGGCATGCGCGCCGTAGCCCTCGCCCGCCGCCCGCGCCCGGGCGGCGCGGCGGTTCAGCCAGGCCAGCCCGAGCAGCAGCATGACGAGACCGGTGATGATCCCGAGCCCCGGGGCGGCGAAGGCCGTGGTGCCCAGGAAAGGCATGGGGATCGCGTTCTGGATGGCCGGCGATCCCGGCAGGGCCGACATGGTGAAGGTGAACGCGCCGAGCGCCAGCGCCCCCGGCATCAGGCGCTTCGGAATATCGGCGGCGCGGAAAAGGGCGGCCGCCACCGGTATGATCGCGAAGGCGACGACGAACGCCGAGACGCCGCCATAGGTCAGCACGGCGCAGCAGAGCACCACCGAGACGATGGCGCGCTCCGGCCCCAGCCAGGCGCTGACCGATCCGGCGAGCGATTTCGCCGATCCGGTATCGTCCATCAGCTTGCCGAAGATGGCTCCCAGCATGAACAGCGGGAAGAACGAAACGATGAAGGCGCCGGTATTGGTCATGAAGATCTGGGTATAGGCCCCGAGGATCGGCAGCCCGCCGGTCAGCAGCGCCGCGAGAAGCGCCATGGCCGGAGCCAGGATCAGCAAGGTCACCCCGCGATACGCAAGGTACATGAGCAGTCCAAGCGCCAGGAGGACCGCGACGAGATCGAGCATGCCGGTGGTTCCGTGCGGTGGTGGCCGGCGCCGTCCCAGCCCCGAGGGGGCGCCTGGGCCGCGGAGCCGGCGGCCGGTTTCAGGCGGTTTCGGGATACCGTGCGTCGTTGGGATACCGTTCGAAGTCGTTGCCGAGCGCCCTCCAGTCCGCCAGCCACCGTTCCGCGACCCTTTCGCCCTCCTCGCGGAGCCTCGCGAAATGGGCGGGGCTGCGGTCGAACTTGGAGGTGTGCTTGAGGCCCCAGGCGGTCTCGCGTGTCATCTTGATCGTCCGGACATCGATGATCTTGCGGGTGTCCAGCGGCGGATGACTGTCCCCGTACCTCCTGATCCACTGGTTGACCGTCATGATGCCGTCCAGTTCCTGACCCAGGGACAGGTTGCCGGCCAGGTCGTTCACCCGATCGTCGATGTCTTCGAGGCTGATGTTCAACGAAGCGGGACGGAACTCCTGAGGATTTATCCGGACGATCCAGATCTCGTCAGGCTTTTCCTCCCTGGTCGCGGCGTCCAGCAGATCCCGCACGGGCGGATTGCGTGAGTACAGGCCGTCCCAATAATAGCCATTGCGGGTGACGGTCCTGCCCGTGTCGCATGTCGGGAACGTCATGTCGCCGATGACCTGCGCCGGCAGGACTTCGGGAAGCGTACCCGAGGCCGCCACGCCCTCCAGCGATATCGATCGGCGCATCCGCCACCGGACGATGTCGTACTGGTCGATCTCCCGCCCGTCCGGCAGCAGGCCCATCTGCTCAAGGGTCTTGTCGCTGTCGAAGATCTCGAAGTTGCCGCTGAGAACCTCGATGGCGCCGACGATGATCCGCAGATCGGCCTTCGCCAGCCGCGGCCAGTCGATCGAGTCGAAATCCGGGCACACCGCCTTGAGGAGAGCCGGGAAGCCCAGGTATTCCTGGCGGGCGCCCATCATCGACAGGCTGGTGAGACCCAGATCGGCCTTGGGGTCGTAGGGATTGGAGCCGGGAAACGGCATGCCCCGCGATTTCCAGTGCAGGAGCGTGCCGACGATCTGGTTGAGGGCGGTTTCGGCCGGGGTGGTCGCGGCGAACGTCGTCCAGAGATGATCCAGACGCTCGACGGCCTTGTCGATCGTACCGCAGTCTGCGTCGGCCGTGTTGGGAGCCAGGCCGTACCATGTCGCGAACGCGCACAGCGCGCCGGCCGAGGTGCCGCTGAGCGCGATGATCCTGAAGGTGTCGCCATCCTGCGGGTTCGCGTCCCAGCTCTTTTTCGTCGCCAGGATCGTCCTCAGCACGCCCCAGGTGAACGCGGCATGCGTGCCCCCGCCCTGGCAGGCGATCGCGACCTTTCTGATGGCCATGACTTTCCTATCTTCACTCGATGCAACGGAGACGTATTCGAAGATCCCGGCTCGCCTCGTTGAGAGAATTGCCGTTCACCGTCGTGAAGGGCTTGCCCCTCACGACGAACCTCCAGGATCAGGAAAGCCGCGGTGACGGAGGGGCCGCCCGCTTCCGTGATCGCGCGGCCGCGCGCTCCCGAACTACCTCATCGAAACAT is a window from the Skermanella sp. TT6 genome containing:
- a CDS encoding translocation/assembly module TamB domain-containing protein; this encodes MGSRVRRWAAALLLASAAGAVMIQGRSGESGPGWVTGRIQDLLSGPGRTVTIGSLGFSWSLDATIRDLAIADGQGIWLTVDQAELDWTPGALFRREVRISGLDVSRMVLERLPAGAPEPPPENEPSGLPRLPDLLVGLDLRRLTVRQLDLGAPVLGGEAASLTIDGSARLGRGGAGIGANLGIGRLDRPGTGKLALSHAPGAERFDIDLTVEEPEGGVIARAAGVPGLPPITLALRGSGPLSGWRGRLDGSAGDIARVAADATIRGIPGADGAAGYGLTISGDAALSRPLDRLLDPRTAALIGDGVAFQAEAALEPGRRIALTGARVKLAAGTLELSGTYRFDPPELDFDYALEADAGSSLRTLAPEVGWEHVRLSGKAAGPADAPTVAADLAIDGIAAGDPLIARLAGPEVRISGSAVVLPGTGEIRVDGIRVGAAIGTLSATALVRDWRAVGARVALDMPDLKHLAGIAGVPLEGAAVLGADLTAGDQAVLVRADVTGTATGLRTGRIHPAVDALVGREVDLAGLVTVGADGSIDLSGLRIEGRHAALTASATLRGGALDAEWRASLPRLDVLAEPLETAVAGSSVVDGTATGPLDALELRADLAGRDLVLSGRAVPRADLSVRATLAPGASRGTLDARAVVGRQPLDARSAFTLEGQRLDLTGISLWAGHDRITGAVRMALDRMTATGRLAGDIGDLGAFSALAGRMLGGSGRLEVRLDDARGRQAATAALGARNLSVTGPEGPVLTASRLDLNADVSAAPGGIRFDGRLDGMGVAVAGAPAQPVRVRLAGSLTREGALRRLGVDKLDGAYAGEPFRLAGPATATIGPDILEVRNLLLASREARVALDGGLVRNALDGTATLIRIPLALVSLATPDHEVTGRLDGKAVFGGTLADPRADLDLRATDVSLRGGEAAGLTGIDIGATGRWRDGRLALDGKAATRRRDGVDMRFQADLPLVLRREPLTVDLPRNVPVSGVLRGHVELAILNDLLADTGDQAQGRLDVNLDLAGSLGDPRLGGDARIADGRYENRAAGAVINGIALRLRGDGSRLTVDRFDGRTPGGGTVEAAGSVNVDPDDPRAFDLRIRAGDAQLVQTDLVTARIDTVLTLTGPLDAPLLQGPVTIRHAEIRIPERMPSAVAEIQVEEINRPGGTAPAKLSAASPFRLRLDIAVKAENRIFVRGRGLAIELSSDATVGGTTAKPVPGGGLRLVSGTLDLLTTWFEFTRADIDFTGDGSADPMLDISAQARTADITAQVVVTGRASAPRITLTSSPELPQDEILSRVLFNKPFSNLSAIEAVQIAHSISRLTGIGGAPGVIDRVRGTLGIDRLELLSGKPGEGLSGTGVAAGRYVSRDVYVGAEQRVGEAGSRAVVEITLTRNLRLRTDVGTNSGASIGVLYEWEY
- a CDS encoding VacJ family lipoprotein; this encodes MPRRPAAHLALVFLLAAGGCAGPAGTGRHEPPRRDLAAVSADPDRARDVLLVHDPLEGANRRIYKFNAQLDRYVLVPVVDAYKFVVPRFVRRRVSSFFQNLGEITTFTNSVLQASPDKATPTLGRFMINSTVGLFGLFDVATELGVPRQNADFGQTLGIWGVDAGPYLVLPALGPSNLRDAVGTAVDWATLAFAIPNSILDATAYDYVPYGIQQIDARYRVPFRYHSTGSPFEYELIRYGWMAKRDSQVNRDAPPPE
- a CDS encoding alpha/beta fold hydrolase, giving the protein MTSPARILVAALCLLLAAGCAQRPPPGGGDPSPGPPATLPYDYPFDNPWTATVLGTPAEFRVQLPADARVVRRELKVFEAREVPEGFWHTDRLRYSTLLQDHEAPLVFVIAGTGADDQSRHMLMLGQVLHAAGMHVVLLPSPTHANFIVNASTTRLPGYPESDAADLHGLMRLIDGRLRRSVGISRYYLTGYSLGGWHAAHVAKLDDEMPGLGQAGFGFDRVLLINPPLSVYRSVKEIDAMLVRGLPDGIYGLDAFLNRAVTRLAAYPGADALDFQDPDLKIEAYRRLSPSDDQLATAIGLAFRLSAANLVFTSDVMTGAGYIFPRDLPFLSTTPLSEYLAVALRTSLLDYFDDMLADTYLDREPGRTRQDLLDGTSLSAIGEWLSHEDRIWLMTNRDDVILAPGDLDGLLRLFGPRARIFPNGGHMGNLQHRAVAAFMADFFSR
- a CDS encoding efflux RND transporter permease subunit codes for the protein MSGFNLSEWSIRNPSLVVFFMIGIVVSGTLSFLKLGRAEDPVFTIRTMVVQAQWPGATLDDTLQQVTERLERTLQEVSNLDRLRSYTVAGTTVIFVDLVGSAQGQAVADTWYDVRKKVADMRHTLPEGVVGPGFNDDFGDTFGIIYGFTAEGFTHRELRDHVEEVRSRLLLVPDVSKIEILGEQDERIFVDFSAETLAGLGVDPGALIAALQAQNMVRPAGVLRTGEEALSLQVSGAFESERDILDVNFVAAGRMLRLRDLAEVRRAYADPPQPAFRVNGEPALGLAIAMRDGGDILALGDNIAAEMASIVADLPIGIQAELVADQASTVDEAVSDFTTSLWQAILIVLAVSFLALGVRAGTVVAIAIPLTLAIVFPVMDLVDIDLQRVSLGALIIALALLVDDALTTIDAMTRRLAAGDPMNVAAVYAYKTLAFAMLAGTLVTIAGFVPIGFAQSSAGEYTFSIFAVVGIALIASWFVAMIFAPLLGTMLLRPPRAAVGTEPNFVLRAYRRVLAAAIRARWLTIGVTLGFFVLSVLLLGLVPRQFFPPSDRVELLVDLRLPQNASIHATQSAVERFDARLREDPDIESWSSYVGRGAIRFYLPLNVQLANPFVGQSVIVTKSIEARERLQPRLEQLLAEEFPDVVGRVYPLELGPPVGWPLQYRVSGPDPVEVREIALRLAQVVATAPETRRINFDWMETARELRIRIDQDEARRLGLSSAATSSVLNTAISGTTVTQVRDGIYLVNVLAREIRGQTLSVETLRTLEVSLPNGRAVPLKQFATFEYGQDHPLVWRRDRVPTLTVQADVAGGILPESVIDELAPKIAELSATLPKGHRIEVGGIAEESADSRASVFAVVPLMLFLVLTVLMVQLRSFQRLILVLSVVPLGLIGVVLALLAFGQPLGFVAILGVLALVGMIAKNAVILIEQIEAERKSGMGVTDAVIEASSSRFRPIMLTAASTVLGLIPIAFTVFWGAMAFAIMGGLLVASLLTLVFLPTLYVTWFAGRERKLEGST